The genome window AAAGGGAATAGCCCCCCGTTTCAACGGGGGGATTACTTCATCGTGGCGTTCGAACTCGGTTCGAACGCTTGTCGGAGACATGATCTCGCGAATGGCTGGTAAACGGCTCTCGCAGTTCTCCCCAAACCGGCCGGGATCAACGGATGGACTGAAGCAAAGCGGAGAGCTGGTCCGCGGTGAGGCGGCGGGGGTTGTTGCCCAGCCGTTCGCTGTTGACCTTCCCGACGATCGACGCGATCTGCTCCGGCTCGGTGATCCCGACGGCGCCGAGCCGCGTCTCACCGCCGACCGCTTTCACGAACGACTCGATCGCCTCCCGACCCTCTTCGGGAGTCCGGCAGCCGAGCAGGTCGAGGATCCGGCCGATCCGCTGCCGGACGTGCTGCGGTCCGCGGGGGTCGTTCGAGTCGTCCGCCGTGATGCCGGCGTTATGGACCAGCATCGGGCCGAGCGTCAGCGCCACCGCCTGACCGTGCGGCACGCCGTGGTCCGAAGTGAGGGCGTAGGAGATCGCGTGCGGGGCGGTCGTCCGGGTCCGGTTGATCGCCCGCCCCGCCAGGTGCGACGCGCGGAGCATCGCAGCCCGCGCGGCCGGGGTCGGGGCGTGGACCGCCGCTTTGAGGTGGTTCAGTGCCAGCTGCGCCGCTTCGGACGCGTCCTGCAGCGAGGCGTCGGTGCAGCGGACGCTCCACATCGATTCGACCGCCTGCGAGAAGGCGTCGAGACCGCACTGCATCGTGATGCTCGCGGGAAGCCGGGCGGTGAGGCTCGCATCCAGGACGCAACAGGCCGGCAGGAGGCTCGGATGGTCGACCGAATGTTTGACGCCGTCGACGTAGAGGACGGCGAACTGAGTCGCCTCGCTCCCGCTGCCGGAGGTGGTCGGTGCAACGATCAACGGGCAGGCGGGACGCAGCGACGCGGCTGACTGGTTGCGAACCGCCGCCGCGGGGCCGGAGGGCTGGTCCGAGAGGACGACGATCAGCTTCGCGATGTCGATCGCCGTTCCGCCGCCGACCGCCAGGACCACGTCGGCCCCGGATCGCCGGAACTGCTCGATCCCCCGCTCGACGTCCCGCAGCTTGGGATTCGGCTCGAACCCCGTGAACAGCGTCGTGGAGTACCGGGCAGTGACGGGCGCGAGCTTGGCCCGCGCTCCGGAGAACTCGTAGGCGGTCTCGTCCGCCACCAGGAACAGCGAACGGGCTTCCAGCCGCCGCAGCAGGTCATCGACGTCCGCGAGGTCCGTCAGGCAGCGATCGTCCGTCATGGCCGCCGCTGCCGTTGTCTCGACCGATGCCTCCGGCGGACGGACAAGAGTCCGTCCCGGCTGGGAGACGGGGAATGTCAGCGGGGAGTAGACCCCGGAACTCTCGGCGGTCGTCGAAGGGTCATCCATTCGAGGCTCGATTCTCCACTTCACGTGGCCCCGGTCGGCCCCTCGCGGTGCGGAGGGGGACGCCGAAGTACCACTGCTCTTAATGTGACTGATAGTCAATCACTTTGCATTCGTGTCACCGAAGAAGTTCGTGTTAAGTTCGCTCCAAATTCGACTGTGGTGCTGTTTTTTGTTGAATTTCTGTGGCTTCTTCCAAGAATCGGCGGCCCGGCCTCTTTTTTACCTGTTGTGACTGTAAGTCACATTCGAGAGGGTTTTGCCCAGATGACGCAAGTCGA of Planctomyces sp. SH-PL14 contains these proteins:
- a CDS encoding phosphonoacetaldehyde reductase is translated as MDDPSTTAESSGVYSPLTFPVSQPGRTLVRPPEASVETTAAAAMTDDRCLTDLADVDDLLRRLEARSLFLVADETAYEFSGARAKLAPVTARYSTTLFTGFEPNPKLRDVERGIEQFRRSGADVVLAVGGGTAIDIAKLIVVLSDQPSGPAAAVRNQSAASLRPACPLIVAPTTSGSGSEATQFAVLYVDGVKHSVDHPSLLPACCVLDASLTARLPASITMQCGLDAFSQAVESMWSVRCTDASLQDASEAAQLALNHLKAAVHAPTPAARAAMLRASHLAGRAINRTRTTAPHAISYALTSDHGVPHGQAVALTLGPMLVHNAGITADDSNDPRGPQHVRQRIGRILDLLGCRTPEEGREAIESFVKAVGGETRLGAVGITEPEQIASIVGKVNSERLGNNPRRLTADQLSALLQSIR